The following are encoded together in the Mycolicibacterium arabiense genome:
- the htpG gene encoding molecular chaperone HtpG, translating into MIHSIYSNKDSFLRELVSNASDALDKLRLEAFRDKDLDVDTSDLHIEIDIDADARTLTIRDNGIGMSRDEVVDLIGTLAKSGTAELRQKLAAQPGDAEQLIGQFGIGFYSTFMVADAVELLTRKAGETSGTRWESSGDGSYTIAAVDDAPQGTAVTLHLKPADADDELHDYTSQWKIRELIKKYSDFISWPIRMQVEKTVPAEEEGGEPTLSVETETVNSRTALWAKPKSEVSAEEYAQFYKHIAHAWDEPLEVIAMKAEGTFEYQALLFIPSQAPFDLFNRDGRAGVQLYVKRVFIMGDCDELMPEYLRFVKGVVDAQDMSLNVSREILQQDRQIKVIRRSLTKKVLSALKDLQANRPDDYTTFWTQFGRVFKEGLISDGDNRDALLRLSSFASTASEEQSTTLADYVARMKDGQEQIFYATGESRQLLERSPHLEAFKAKGYEVLLLTDPVDEVWVESVPEFDGHALQSVAKGEVDLGAAEEKDAEQGDFADLLAWLKETLDEHVLEVRLSTRLTSSPACLITDTFGITPQLARMYRASGQEVPVGKRILELNPDHPLVTGLRQALADSETKDGLAETAELLYGTALLAEGGALDDPARFAALLADRLARTV; encoded by the coding sequence ATGATCCACTCCATCTACTCCAACAAGGACTCGTTCCTGCGGGAGTTGGTCTCGAACGCCTCCGACGCGCTGGACAAGCTCCGTCTCGAGGCGTTCCGCGACAAGGACCTCGACGTCGACACCTCGGATCTGCACATCGAGATCGACATCGACGCGGACGCCCGCACGCTGACCATCCGTGACAACGGCATCGGCATGAGCCGCGACGAGGTGGTCGACCTGATCGGAACCCTCGCCAAGTCCGGCACCGCCGAGCTGCGCCAGAAGTTGGCGGCGCAGCCCGGCGATGCCGAGCAGTTGATCGGCCAGTTCGGCATCGGCTTCTACTCGACCTTCATGGTCGCCGACGCGGTCGAACTCCTGACCCGCAAGGCCGGCGAGACGTCCGGCACGCGTTGGGAATCGAGCGGTGACGGCAGCTACACCATCGCGGCGGTCGACGACGCGCCGCAGGGCACGGCGGTCACGCTGCACCTCAAGCCCGCGGACGCCGACGACGAACTGCACGACTACACCTCGCAGTGGAAGATCCGCGAGTTGATCAAGAAGTACTCGGACTTCATCTCATGGCCGATCCGGATGCAGGTCGAGAAGACGGTTCCCGCCGAGGAGGAAGGTGGCGAGCCGACCCTCAGCGTCGAGACCGAGACCGTCAACTCGCGGACGGCGCTGTGGGCCAAGCCCAAGAGCGAGGTCTCCGCCGAGGAGTACGCGCAGTTCTACAAGCACATCGCGCACGCGTGGGACGAACCGCTCGAAGTCATCGCGATGAAGGCCGAGGGGACGTTCGAATATCAGGCGCTGCTGTTCATCCCGTCGCAGGCGCCGTTCGACCTGTTCAACCGGGACGGACGCGCCGGGGTCCAGCTGTACGTCAAGCGCGTGTTCATCATGGGCGACTGCGACGAGCTGATGCCCGAGTACCTGCGTTTCGTCAAGGGCGTCGTCGACGCACAGGACATGTCGCTCAACGTGTCTCGCGAGATCCTGCAGCAGGACCGCCAGATCAAGGTGATCCGTCGCAGCCTGACCAAGAAGGTGCTCTCGGCGCTCAAGGACCTTCAGGCGAACCGCCCGGACGACTACACGACCTTCTGGACCCAGTTCGGCCGGGTGTTCAAGGAGGGCCTGATCTCCGATGGCGACAACCGCGACGCGCTGCTGCGGCTGTCGTCGTTCGCGTCGACCGCCAGTGAAGAGCAGTCCACCACGCTCGCCGACTACGTCGCCCGAATGAAGGACGGTCAGGAGCAGATCTTCTACGCGACGGGTGAGTCACGGCAACTGCTCGAGCGTTCTCCGCACCTGGAGGCGTTCAAGGCCAAGGGCTACGAGGTGCTGCTGCTGACCGACCCGGTCGACGAGGTCTGGGTGGAGTCGGTGCCGGAGTTCGACGGCCATGCACTGCAGTCCGTCGCGAAGGGCGAGGTCGATCTGGGTGCCGCCGAGGAGAAGGACGCCGAGCAGGGCGACTTCGCCGACCTGCTCGCGTGGTTGAAGGAGACGCTCGACGAGCACGTGCTGGAGGTGCGCCTGTCGACCCGGCTGACGTCGTCGCCGGCCTGCCTGATCACCGACACCTTCGGCATCACCCCGCAGTTGGCGCGCATGTACCGCGCCTCGGGTCAGGAGGTACCGGTCGGCAAGCGCATCCTGGAGCTGAACCCCGACCATCCGCTCGTCACCGGTCTGCGGCAGGCACTTGCCGACTCCGAGACCAAGGACGGACTGGCCGAGACCGCCGAGTTGCTGTACGGCACGGCGCTTCTCGCCGAGGGCGGTGCGCTCGACGATCCAGCCCGGTTCGCCGCGCTGCTGGCCGACCGGCTGGCGCGGACCGTCTAG
- a CDS encoding CaiB/BaiF CoA transferase family protein, producing the protein MTGPLAGIRVVDLTAVVMGPYCTQIMADMGADVVKVEPPDGDNARYISVGPASGMSGVFVNVNRGKRSVVLDLVTDEGKAALRGLIAEADVFIHSMRARAIAKLGFAYDDVAAINPAIVYTNCYGYSRRGPEADRPAYDDIIQAQSGVSAVQELLTGETTYVGTIVADKVGGLTATYATMMALFHRERTGEGQEVEVSMYETMASFMLVEHANGRMFTPPLGPAIYPRTVARDRKPYPTKDGHVAVLIYNDKHWKAFVDNVKPAWIEEYGEAFATLELRAKQIDRMYGLIAQTLLERTTAEWLELFRELQIPAAPIQTPDELFDDPHLNAVGMFETIDTPHGPTRFPGVPTWFSRTPGRVAGPAPELGADTADILAELDARRADR; encoded by the coding sequence GTGACCGGTCCGCTGGCAGGCATCCGCGTCGTGGACCTCACCGCGGTGGTGATGGGGCCCTACTGCACCCAGATCATGGCCGACATGGGCGCCGACGTCGTCAAGGTCGAGCCGCCCGACGGTGACAACGCCCGCTACATCTCGGTCGGGCCGGCATCCGGCATGAGCGGCGTGTTCGTCAACGTCAACCGCGGAAAGCGCAGCGTCGTACTCGATCTCGTCACCGACGAGGGCAAGGCCGCGCTGCGCGGTCTCATCGCCGAGGCGGACGTCTTCATCCACTCCATGCGAGCCAGGGCCATCGCCAAGCTGGGGTTCGCCTACGACGACGTCGCCGCGATCAACCCGGCCATCGTCTACACCAACTGCTACGGCTACAGCCGCCGCGGCCCGGAGGCCGACCGTCCCGCGTACGACGACATCATCCAGGCCCAGTCCGGGGTCTCTGCCGTGCAGGAACTCCTCACCGGCGAGACGACCTACGTCGGGACGATCGTCGCGGACAAGGTCGGCGGCCTCACGGCCACCTACGCCACCATGATGGCGCTGTTCCACCGCGAGCGGACGGGCGAGGGGCAGGAGGTGGAGGTCAGCATGTACGAGACCATGGCGTCCTTCATGCTCGTCGAGCACGCCAACGGCAGGATGTTCACGCCGCCTCTCGGCCCCGCGATCTACCCGCGGACGGTGGCCCGCGACCGCAAGCCGTACCCGACCAAGGACGGCCACGTCGCAGTGCTGATCTACAACGACAAGCACTGGAAGGCCTTCGTCGACAACGTCAAACCCGCATGGATCGAGGAGTACGGCGAGGCGTTCGCGACCCTGGAACTACGGGCCAAGCAGATCGACCGCATGTACGGGCTGATCGCGCAAACGCTGCTGGAACGCACCACCGCGGAATGGTTGGAGCTGTTCCGCGAGTTGCAGATTCCCGCTGCGCCGATCCAGACGCCCGACGAGCTGTTCGACGACCCGCACCTGAACGCGGTGGGCATGTTCGAGACGATCGACACCCCGCACGGCCCGACGCGCTTCCCCGGAGTGCCGACGTGGTTCTCGCGCACGCCCGGTCGCGTCGCCGGGCCCGCGCCCGAATTGGGCGCGGACACCGCCGACATACTGGCGGAACTGGATGCCCGCCGCGCGGATCGCTGA
- a CDS encoding SDR family NAD(P)-dependent oxidoreductase has translation MASPSSLNFDGRVAVVTGGGRGLGREYAVLLAARGAKVVVNDVGGTLTGEGTDVGPAQQVVNEIRSAGGEAVASTDSVATAEGGRAIVDAALEHFGRIDVLVHNAGNVRRAPLTEMSYEDFDAVLDVHLRGAFHVVRPAFPVMTTAGYGRVVLTSSIGGLYGNHGVANYAAAKAGIIGLTNVVALEGAAHGVTCNAIIPGAVTRMAEGLDTSAYPPMEPGLVAPMVGWLAHQSCTVTGELFVAIAGRMARAFVAETPGVYRPSWSVEDVAEVIDAIRDDTVPLVFPPVPNGHTDHIRYSFGASAASDL, from the coding sequence ATGGCATCTCCTTCCAGTCTGAACTTCGACGGGCGCGTCGCCGTCGTGACCGGTGGTGGACGCGGGCTCGGCCGCGAGTACGCAGTGCTGCTCGCTGCCAGGGGCGCCAAGGTGGTGGTGAACGACGTCGGGGGCACCCTCACCGGTGAGGGCACCGACGTCGGTCCGGCACAGCAGGTGGTCAACGAGATCCGTTCGGCTGGAGGCGAAGCCGTCGCGTCGACCGATTCCGTGGCGACCGCTGAGGGCGGGCGTGCGATCGTCGACGCCGCGCTCGAGCACTTCGGTCGCATCGACGTGCTGGTGCACAACGCAGGCAACGTCCGCCGCGCGCCGCTGACGGAGATGTCCTACGAGGACTTCGACGCCGTACTCGACGTGCATCTGCGCGGCGCCTTCCACGTGGTGCGTCCGGCGTTCCCGGTCATGACGACGGCCGGCTACGGCAGGGTGGTGCTGACCTCGTCGATCGGGGGCCTCTACGGCAATCACGGCGTCGCCAACTACGCCGCCGCCAAGGCAGGCATCATCGGGCTGACGAACGTGGTGGCACTCGAGGGCGCGGCCCACGGCGTGACGTGCAACGCGATCATCCCCGGCGCCGTGACGAGGATGGCCGAGGGGCTCGACACCTCGGCCTACCCGCCGATGGAGCCCGGCCTCGTCGCACCGATGGTGGGCTGGCTCGCCCACCAGTCCTGCACGGTCACCGGCGAACTGTTCGTGGCGATCGCGGGGCGCATGGCGCGCGCCTTCGTCGCCGAGACACCGGGCGTGTACCGCCCGTCGTGGTCGGTCGAGGACGTGGCGGAGGTCATCGACGCGATCCGCGACGACACCGTGCCGCTGGTGTTCCCGCCCGTACCGAACGGGCACACCGACCACATCCGGTACAGCTTCGGAGCGTCGGCAGCGAGCGATCTGTGA
- a CDS encoding TauD/TfdA dioxygenase family protein, producing MTSTVDALSAREIHPRIGSEILADKATLLSGDHAGAIRELLEQRGVLVFPKIGFTDDEQVAFTETLGTMATERKGEKLYQVTLDTSINKQADYLRGSLYWHLDGTMNEVPILASLLSSKALGNEGEGDTEFCNTYAAYEDLPDEDKAALEQLQVTHSTWTTLLYYEPEPALETLRQMMSIGERDLPLVWTHRSGRKSLVLGCTAGHVVGLDRRASTELLVRLREWATQPQFTYRHTWSVGDLVIWDNTGTMHRATPYDPTSGRLLQRTKLAGEEPFA from the coding sequence GTGACGTCGACCGTCGACGCGCTGAGTGCGCGCGAGATCCACCCGCGGATCGGCAGCGAGATCCTCGCGGACAAGGCCACTCTGCTCTCGGGTGACCACGCAGGCGCGATCCGCGAATTGCTCGAGCAGCGCGGGGTGCTGGTGTTCCCGAAGATCGGGTTCACCGACGACGAGCAGGTGGCCTTCACCGAGACGCTGGGCACCATGGCCACCGAACGCAAGGGCGAGAAGCTCTATCAGGTCACCCTCGACACCAGCATCAACAAGCAGGCCGACTACCTGCGGGGCTCGCTGTACTGGCACCTGGACGGGACCATGAACGAGGTGCCGATCCTGGCCTCGCTGTTGTCGAGCAAGGCGCTCGGCAACGAGGGTGAGGGCGACACAGAGTTCTGCAACACCTACGCGGCCTACGAGGACCTGCCCGACGAGGACAAGGCCGCCCTCGAGCAACTCCAGGTCACCCATTCGACGTGGACGACACTGCTGTACTACGAGCCGGAGCCCGCGCTCGAGACGCTTCGGCAGATGATGTCGATCGGGGAACGCGACCTGCCCCTGGTGTGGACGCACCGCTCGGGCCGCAAGTCACTCGTGCTCGGCTGCACGGCCGGCCACGTCGTCGGGTTGGACCGCCGGGCGAGCACCGAACTGCTGGTTCGCCTCCGTGAGTGGGCCACCCAACCCCAGTTCACGTACCGGCACACCTGGTCAGTTGGCGATCTGGTCATCTGGGACAACACTGGGACCATGCACCGAGCCACTCCATACGATCCGACGTCCGGTCGACTGCTGCAACGGACGAAGCTCGCCGGCGAGGAACCGTTCGCCTGA
- a CDS encoding flavin-containing monooxygenase: protein MTTCGPTDVPTDIDISAMREKYAAERAKRVRPEGASQYLELEGDYADFYEVDPYTTVTERDPIVEDAEVVILGGGFAGLLAGAYLKKAGVQGIRVIEMAGDFGGVWYWNRFPGVQCDNDAYCYIPLLEELDFMPSKKFADGAEIFQHCRNIGKHFGLYDGALFSTQVRDLRWDDSSERWQIGTDRGDRIQARFVVMAQGSYNRPKLPGIPGIKDFTGHVFHSARWDYDYTGGNADGGLVELADKRVALVGTGATGIQLVPHLARDAKELLVFQRTPSSVDQRTNPGTDPDWAASLQPGWQEERKRNFHNWSPFVGVVFGEPDLVCDFWTELGRNLTNRIAGLDDPATVTIEQIMAFREEEDYKIMERLRRRVAEIVTDPDTAEALKPYYRFMCKRPTSSEHYLASFNRPNVTLVDVSATKGVERLTANGIVAGGVEYEVDCVIFASGFEISTEISRRYAIDSITGRDGLSLFDHWKDDYKTLHGMTSRGFPNQFHMGFIQGGVSANTTAMFEQQAKHIAYILAEAQGRGATTVEASQDGQDAWVSTVRELSIDNSAFELSCTPGYYNNEGRGGAEGNGSFLGDFYSPGFYAFDELLEAWRDKGDLDGLELAT from the coding sequence GTGACGACCTGTGGTCCGACCGATGTCCCGACCGACATCGACATCTCCGCCATGCGGGAGAAGTACGCCGCCGAGCGGGCCAAGCGCGTACGGCCCGAGGGTGCCTCGCAGTACCTGGAACTCGAGGGCGACTACGCCGACTTCTACGAGGTGGATCCCTACACGACGGTGACCGAACGGGACCCGATCGTCGAGGACGCCGAGGTCGTCATCCTCGGAGGTGGGTTCGCCGGTCTGCTCGCCGGCGCATACCTCAAGAAGGCGGGCGTGCAGGGCATCCGCGTCATCGAGATGGCGGGCGACTTCGGAGGCGTCTGGTACTGGAACCGGTTCCCGGGAGTCCAGTGTGACAACGACGCCTACTGCTACATCCCGCTGCTCGAGGAACTCGACTTCATGCCGTCGAAGAAGTTCGCCGACGGTGCCGAGATCTTCCAACACTGCCGCAACATCGGGAAGCACTTCGGGCTGTACGACGGTGCGCTGTTCTCGACCCAGGTACGCGACCTGCGTTGGGACGACTCGTCCGAGCGCTGGCAGATCGGCACCGATCGCGGCGATCGGATCCAGGCCCGCTTCGTGGTCATGGCTCAGGGCTCCTACAACCGCCCGAAGCTGCCCGGCATTCCGGGGATCAAGGACTTCACGGGCCACGTGTTCCACTCCGCCCGGTGGGACTACGACTACACCGGGGGCAACGCAGACGGCGGACTGGTCGAGCTCGCCGACAAGCGGGTGGCCCTCGTCGGCACCGGCGCCACCGGAATCCAGCTGGTGCCGCACCTGGCCCGGGACGCCAAGGAGCTGTTGGTATTTCAACGGACGCCGTCGTCGGTGGACCAGCGCACCAACCCGGGCACCGATCCCGACTGGGCCGCCTCGCTCCAGCCGGGGTGGCAGGAGGAGCGCAAGCGCAACTTCCACAACTGGTCGCCGTTCGTCGGCGTCGTGTTCGGTGAGCCGGATCTGGTGTGCGACTTCTGGACCGAACTGGGCCGCAACCTGACCAACCGGATCGCGGGCCTCGACGATCCCGCGACCGTGACGATCGAACAGATCATGGCGTTCCGGGAGGAAGAGGACTACAAGATCATGGAGCGACTGCGGCGACGCGTCGCCGAGATCGTCACCGACCCCGACACCGCCGAGGCGCTCAAGCCGTACTACCGCTTCATGTGCAAGCGGCCGACGTCCAGCGAGCACTACCTGGCCTCGTTCAACCGCCCGAACGTCACGCTCGTCGACGTGTCGGCGACCAAGGGCGTGGAGCGGCTCACGGCCAACGGCATCGTCGCGGGCGGCGTCGAGTACGAGGTCGACTGCGTCATCTTCGCAAGCGGGTTCGAGATCTCCACCGAGATCAGCCGCAGGTATGCCATCGACTCGATCACCGGCCGAGATGGCCTGTCGCTCTTCGACCATTGGAAGGACGACTACAAGACGCTGCACGGCATGACCAGCCGAGGATTCCCGAACCAGTTCCACATGGGGTTCATCCAAGGCGGGGTGTCCGCGAACACCACGGCGATGTTCGAGCAGCAGGCCAAGCACATCGCCTACATCCTGGCCGAGGCACAGGGCCGCGGCGCCACCACGGTGGAGGCCAGCCAGGATGGCCAAGATGCCTGGGTGTCGACCGTGCGCGAACTGTCGATCGACAACTCGGCATTCGAACTATCCTGCACGCCCGGTTATTACAACAACGAGGGCCGCGGGGGCGCAGAGGGCAACGGCTCGTTCCTCGGTGACTTCTACTCGCCGGGCTTCTACGCCTTCGACGAGCTGCTGGAGGCATGGCGCGACAAGGGGGACCTGGACGGGCTGGAGTTGGCGACGTGA
- a CDS encoding aromatic ring-hydroxylating oxygenase subunit alpha: MTHTESDLDATIEVEADPDDSTGAVPEDLSDPMTIPVEAYVSEDYARAERDKLWRKVWQQVGRVEEIPEVGSYLTYDVLDDSIIVVRTGPNEFSAHHNVCMHRGRKLIDNAEGAKNAIGRARKSFVCGFHGWTYGLDGTCTHIREQDDWKGKLSARNTHLAPVQVDTWGGWLFVNMDPECESLADYLMPAAKILDPFGLENMRYKWRKWLYFDCNWKVAMEAFNETYHVFTTHPEFNRFGEFKGWAKAQGRHSNIGYDAPKGMEETKSKIRLGTGDDPRVSTAEMQMYTWEQTNATTTATLVNAANRLVDELPEGTPADKVLQHWLASARRDDEERGVIWPTIPPDILGQSGTAWQLFPNLQIGQGLTSALCYSARPDPSYDPNKCIFEVAVFELYPKGEEPQTEWQYTPKDSSNWLSVLPQDFSNMAAVQQGMKSAGFPGTMPNPYRERSTVNLHTQLAKYMGTGAPRELEGEA; encoded by the coding sequence GTGACCCACACCGAATCCGACCTCGACGCGACGATCGAAGTCGAAGCCGATCCCGACGACTCGACGGGCGCCGTCCCGGAAGACCTGTCGGACCCGATGACGATCCCGGTCGAGGCGTACGTCTCGGAGGACTACGCCCGCGCCGAACGAGACAAGCTGTGGCGCAAGGTGTGGCAACAGGTCGGGCGGGTCGAGGAGATCCCCGAGGTCGGGAGCTATCTGACCTACGACGTCCTCGACGACTCGATCATCGTCGTGCGGACCGGGCCCAATGAGTTCAGCGCACACCACAACGTGTGCATGCACCGCGGCCGCAAACTGATCGACAACGCCGAGGGGGCGAAGAACGCGATCGGCCGGGCGCGCAAGTCGTTCGTCTGCGGGTTCCACGGCTGGACCTACGGCCTCGACGGCACGTGCACCCACATCCGCGAGCAGGACGACTGGAAGGGCAAACTGTCGGCGCGCAATACGCATCTGGCGCCCGTCCAGGTCGACACCTGGGGCGGCTGGCTGTTCGTCAACATGGACCCCGAGTGCGAGTCGCTCGCCGACTACCTGATGCCCGCCGCCAAGATCCTCGACCCGTTCGGGCTGGAGAACATGCGCTACAAGTGGCGTAAGTGGCTCTACTTCGACTGCAACTGGAAAGTCGCGATGGAGGCCTTCAACGAGACCTACCACGTGTTCACCACGCATCCGGAGTTCAACCGGTTCGGTGAGTTCAAGGGCTGGGCGAAAGCACAAGGGCGGCACAGCAACATCGGCTACGACGCACCGAAGGGCATGGAGGAGACGAAGTCCAAGATTCGCCTCGGCACCGGCGACGACCCGCGTGTCTCCACCGCCGAGATGCAGATGTACACGTGGGAACAGACCAATGCGACGACCACCGCGACGCTGGTGAACGCGGCCAACCGGCTCGTCGACGAACTACCCGAGGGCACGCCCGCGGACAAGGTGCTCCAGCATTGGCTGGCGTCTGCGCGTCGGGATGACGAGGAGCGCGGCGTGATCTGGCCGACGATCCCGCCGGACATCCTGGGCCAGAGCGGCACGGCATGGCAGCTGTTCCCCAACCTGCAAATCGGCCAGGGCCTCACCAGCGCACTGTGCTACAGCGCGCGCCCCGACCCGAGCTACGACCCGAACAAGTGCATCTTCGAGGTCGCGGTGTTCGAGCTGTATCCGAAGGGCGAAGAGCCGCAGACGGAGTGGCAGTACACGCCGAAGGACTCGTCGAACTGGCTCTCGGTGCTCCCGCAGGACTTCTCCAACATGGCCGCCGTGCAGCAGGGCATGAAGTCGGCGGGCTTCCCCGGCACGATGCCCAACCCCTACCGGGAGCGCAGCACGGTCAACCTGCACACCCAGTTGGCCAAGTACATGGGCACCGGAGCCCCGCGAGAACTCGAAGGAGAAGCGTGA